ATCTTCAAGATCAAACTTCTGAAACAGGTGGTACTGGGACCCCCTCCTGCGTTGAACACACTCAGGGAAGATGCTCCcaaagtgtgcatgtgtgaaggacACAGGCAGGCCCCTCCTCACCATCAGCACCACTCACTTCCGGCCCGATTTGCCGTTGACCCGGAGTAGCCAGGGCTGGTCCTCAGGCCGGAACTCCTTCAGGACGATGCCGTACTTCTTCCGTCGCGCCTCCTCCCGGAGCTTCCGGTTGAATTCGCTGCCTGCTCCAGACTctggcatctcctcctcctgATAGATCTTCTTGTTGCTCAAATCTCGCTCCAGCCGGGCCTGGGGGAGCAGCAAGGATGGCCTCTCAGCATCCACAGGACACCCTTCTGTCTCCCTATGCTGGGTTCCATAGCTCCCAGCATGAGGAGTGGGAGTTGAGCATGGCTCGTGTACTGAGACCCCAGCAAGGGGGGGACAGACAGGAggcccctggaactcactgattagcAAGCCCCAGGTTGGGTGAGATACCCTGActcaaagaactgactcctgagtactgccctctgatctccaaactGTGTCACACAAACTCCTGTGCCCCAACAGATGTCATCAAAATAATAACGTGGAAAATGATTCAAGAAGACacctgatggggctggagagatggctcagtggttaggagcactggctgctcttccacaggacccaggttcaattcccagcacccacatggcagctcacacctgtctgtgtaactcctgttccagatgagccaacaccctcacatagacacagaTGAAGGCAAGCACCAATGTAcctaaaatacaaaaacaaaaaacaaaaaaccaaaacacaacaaaaaaaaatcttaaaaacaaaaagacacttgatgtcaacctctggccttgaCATGCACAGCATGCCCtcaagcacatgtgcacacacataaaagagaTTCAGGTACAAAGAGACTAAAGATGGGCAGTGTCCACCTGGGGATGGCTCAGGAGCAACCCAGACAGAATGGAGATAGTAACACCTTAACATGGCACCCAGGACAGTGGACAGTTTAAAACTTTGgccttttaaaaatttccttatttattggtttttcaagacagggtttctctgtgtagctttgcgcctttcctggaactcgctttgtagaccaggctggcctcgaactcacagagatccacctgcctctgcctcccgagttctgggattaaaggtgtgcaccaccaacatcCAGCTCAGACTTCATCTTTAAGGCATGGTCCATGTGTCCCTGGGCTTCActtgagctcactctgtagccaaggatggtctTCAAGACCCTATACTGCATTCCAGTGCTGGGGTAACAGATATGCGCTACCACACCTATgtttttttttggacaggatttATGTAGTCAGGCCAGtctaaaatactgtttttctgcctcagcctccaaatggTTAGAATCACATACCTACTGGGGTCCTAAATGTAGCCACCAACCaggaacacctttaatcccagcactcaggaggcagagccaggtggatttctgtgagtttgaggccagcctggtctacagagggagattcagaaagctatacagagaaatcctgtcttgaaaaaccaaaaaaccaaaccaaacaaaaatagtGTAGCCACCATCATTTCAGGAAAGTGATTACTGCAATCGTCAGCCCAGTTAGGCCCTTACCCTAGTCAGCCAGAATTACAGGCTTACCTGGTTCCAGGTAGCAAAGTTGACTTTATCAGCTGCATTAAAAGCCATGATATTGTACTTTTTGGTTGTATTCCTGGAATGAGCAAGAGACAATTCAATCTATTgattattcattcaacaaatccGTGATTACACCCTTGGTTGTAAGTGATTCTGGGAACTAATGGAAGACTTCagagccgtggttctcaaccttcctaaagctgcaaccctttaatccagttccttaTGTTggggtgatccccaaccatacaattattttcattgctacttcattaactgtagttttgctactgttaggaattgtagaGTAAATGTCTGTGCTTTCCAATGGTCCTAGGAGACACCTGtgaagggtcatttgacccccaggggttgagacccactgctCCAGAGCTTCCCAGTTTGTTTAAGAAGCTGAATCCGTCTCCTTCAAACCTATCAGAAAGTCAACCAGACCCACGGGCACCAGACATGCTCACATTCATACACGTAAGATAATAAATACAACTTGAAGTGGGCCGGCCAAAGGTGTAGAGGGACCCTACTGCAGAGACGAGGGCAAGCTGGCAAGGGGTGACGGTGAGTGGGTCCTGGCGGGTTCAAGCCCAACCTGGTCAAACCAGCTAGTGCTACACAGTAAGCCTCTGTCTTCAAAATAAAGGGGGCTGGCTCCACGGTGGAGCGCTTGCCGGCACCCACCTAAGATGGTCAGGGATGAGGGGTATGGCACTCTCGGCACAGAAAACAGGATATAGAACACTGTGACCAGTTTGGGATTTTTCCCGGGACAGGGtttctgggtagccctggctgacctggaactcactcactgtgtagaccatcCTCCCGCCTCgacctccgagtgctgggattaagggcctgAGCGTCAGGCTCGGGCAGGCCCCGGCCCTGACCTTAACTACGGTGTGGCTGCCACGGGCTGGCACGGAGCGCAGGGCCGGCCTCGCGGGGCGCGGGGCACGCGGGGCGGTGCgcggggcgcggggcgcggggGTGCGGGGCGCGCGCGGGGTGCGGGGGTGCGCGGGACGGTGCACGGGGGCGCGCGCGGGGGGCGCGGTGCACGCGGGGCGCGGGGGGCGGGCCGGCGGCGACCCCGGCCGGGCAGTGGGGTGGGGACTTACTTGGGCACTCGGACGACATACTCGGTGACATTCTGGCTGCCGGGGCCCTGCAGAGGGAGCACGGGTCTGTGAGGCTAGGAGAGGCCGCGGACCTGCCCTGCGGCCCCCACCCGCGCCTCACTCATACTCACTAGAGCCGCCATGGCCGTTGCTCAAGCGGTTCCGGGTCGCCCTGACCCGGATGCTCTTCCTGGTGTCCCTCGGTCCCGGCACCTTGCCCGGGTGTCACGTTAGTACGATCCTGTGTTGTGGATCTCCAAACCCTTAAGTCTCAGAAAACACTGGAAgtgttaacaaaaaaaaaaaaaaaaaaaaagcaaacaaaccaacaaaaacctcTCTGCGCGTGCGTCACAGCTTAACCCGGAAGTAGAACTGCCCCATCGGGACGGCAGCTACCTCCGTACCCAGCCTAGATCGCCTCCTGCCTCTGCGAGAAATGAATCCGCGGCCTGCCAGCCTTCTCTTTTATGGCACGAATGATTTAATCACGGCGCGTGGGCACGCCCCTCCGTGACGTCACGGCGCAGGTCCCGCGGTGCGTCCTGGGTAGGGTGGGATGGGAGTCTTCTGGCCGGCGCGTCCTCGGCACTCCTGCGCATGCGCCAACCTGCTCGGGAAGCGGGCGCGGAGGCCGCGTTGCTACAGCAACCGGGGCGGGCTCCGCGGGAGGATTCTCGGGCTGCTCCCGGGCGGGGCCTGGGATTCCATCTTCTCTGCGTCCGGGGACTGGGAATCCCGGGCATCTTGCAAAATGAGCCCCTTGTGACGTAGAGCGGAGCCCAGGGCTCCGGGCCGGGTGGGAGACCGGGCCCGCGCACCCCGGCACACGGGCGGGATGGGTCTGTGCGAGTCCACGCTGCCCCAGATGGGCAGAGCCTTGAGGCCCCAGGAGAAGGGTAACGTCGCGTGGTGGTTGGTTTACGGGGTAACGGAAGGGGCGTGGGCGGCAGGTATCCCCACTCTCCGGGGGTGCGCACAGCAGCCCCAGCACGGCGGCGGGAGCGCAGCGGCGCAGTCCCCGCCCCACCGTGGGTGGGTGTCTGTGGGAGGTAACTTGAGTAGTGGAGCCAGTCTCCGCAAGTGGAAATTACAACTCTAGAGGAAGGTCTCAGAGACAGGCGGCCTGCGGGATGCATAGGAGTTGGTCAAGCAGTGGGCAAGGGAGACGCAGACATTGAACCATAAACTACCGAGTGCACAGATGTGCGTGGTAGCCGAGACCTTCATTTCTTCACCCTCAGGGGCCGTGCGCCCTGGCTTACAGAGGCTGGCTAGGAGGACCAAAGCGAGATGAAAGGCAGGAAGAACCAGGGCTGACTGTGGAAGACATCGGGgtctgaggcagggagaggaaagggcagAGGCTTTACCCTAGTATGACTAGAGGCACGAGCAGGCAGGATAAACAGGACCGCACGGTGGGCGGAGCAGCGTGCGGCTGGGCGAGTTTGAGGGCTTTTCCCTTTcgttatctgtaaaatggggtgatGGAGCTACGGAGGTGCTCCAAGGAAGTCTGTGCAAACCGCTCAAGAGAATCCCCGCAGTGGGATCCTTCGATGCGAGACCAGGGTACCCTAAAGACACGCACTAGTACCCACTGTGTCTTTCCTGAACATAGATGTCCTGAAGTCCCCCCTGATCATCTTCGTGGTGGGCGGCCCTGGCTGTGGGAAAGGGACCCAATGCAGAAACATGGCCAGCAAGTACGGCTTCTGCCACGTGGGGCTGGGCCAGCTGCTGCGGGAGGAGGCTCAGAGGAGGACGCAGCGGGGCCGACAGATCCGGGACATCATGCAGCAAGGACGCCTGGTGCCCACGGTGAGAGTTCAAGGGAGAAGAGGCAGGCTAGGACAGAGTCCCCAGGAAGCCAGGGTGTCCTGGCCCGCCTACTGCCTTGTCCTGCGGACACTGTCATGAGAAGGCTGTGACGTGGGGCCGCTTAAGGGCACCTGCTGCTCCGGCCCAACATCTGgatctggatttggttcccagcacccacacggaaACTCTTTGGGCCTCTGAGGGCTCTGCACAGACGCACAGTCGTCCTTGTAggcaaacatacaaataaaaactttacccatgcccggcggtggtggcgcacgcctttaatcccagcactcgggaggcagaggcagaggcaggcggatctctgtgagttcgaggccagcctgggctaccagagtgagttccaggaaagtcacaaagctacacagagaaaccctgtctcaaaaaacaaaacaaaacaaaacaaacaacaacaacaacaaaaacccaactttACCCCCCCCACCAAAGTCACAATGAGGGCTGTGGTGGAGGTCAtttggtagagcactcacctagcacgCACAAAGTTGTAGGCCCCATCCCCAGCACAGCAGAAACTTGGTGCATCCTGGgcaacccagcactcaggaagagttTGGTGGTATCTGTGACCACAGAGTCCATGCCAAGGACCAGAAAGATGGCACcttgggtgaaggcacttgcatAGCCAAGCCTGACAAACTAGCTCAATCCCTGGGGCCTTTGTGAtcgaaggagagaactgattgattgctacaggttgtcctctgccccAACACGTGCTATGGCACGTGCACCACCCCTCCACTAGACAAATAATAGAGATAtaataaacgtgtgtgtgtgtttctgtctgtttttttttgttttttttgtttttttttttttgagacagggtttctttgtgtagcccttggctgtcctggaactccagggtagtctggaactcacagagatctcctgcctctgcctctgagtgcaccactaccacccaagaTTTAAGAGTCCAGCTTTGAGCCctgcagtggcgcacacctttaatcccagcactcgggaggcagagacagttggatctctgtgagtttgaggccagcctggtctatggattctaagacagccagggctgcagagaggctctctctctcaaaacaaacaaacaaacaaacaaacaaacaaaaacccgaaAAGCCTACAAGCAGAAAGGAAAACCACTGGGTCAGACACTGGGTCCTGCTTCTGTCTTGGGTGATGTCCAAACCTTCGTAGCACCTGGCCCCTCCAGGGTGGTGGGTCCTGGACACTGAGTCCTGAGTCAGTGTCCTTTCCTTCCCAGGGTCTCATTCTGGACATGATCAGTGACAACCTGCTGTCTCGTCCAGAGAGCCGCGGCTTCCTCATTGATGGCTTCCCCAGAGAGCTGGAACAGGCTAAAGAGTTTGAGCGGATTGTGAGTGCCCCGACCCAACAGTGCCTTTGGGTGTGTGTGCCTGCGTGCAGGTTCCAGACTACCCCTCTCTCAGCTCCCCTTAAAGCCCCAGGATGAGGCATGAGAGCCTGAGCTGGgagaccttccttccttcagctctCTTCCTtcaggcccaggctggcctcaaactcttaacAAGgataggctgaccttgaagtcctaaccttcctgcctctgcctttggggTGACACCTGGTTAATGTGCCCAGGGTAGAACCCAGGGCTGCGTGGGGGGCAAGCCCTCTGTTcgcagtgccccccccccccagcctgcaCATGCGCTGTAAGGGTTAGAAGCACCACATGGAGGCACAGGCCTGTCAGCCCAGCACCGGGAGcctgtgaggcaggaggattatgatctccaggccagcctgggctacatgttgaGTTcagctgtctcaaacaaacaataaaaattgaaCAAAAACAGGGTCTGccgagaaggctcagcagttaagtgcgcTGACTGCTGTTTAGttcccacattgtggctcacaaccgcctgtaactccagttttagggaatCCGATGCCTTCTGTCCTCCACAAGCTTCTGTGTCTATGGAGCACATAAACTCACCCAGGCAAAAGCTTACACACgtacacattttttgtttgttttttgagacagggtttctctttgtagccttggctgtcctggaactccctctgtaaagaccaggctggccttgaactcacagagatctgcctgcttctgcctcctgagtgctgggattaaaggcgtgcgccaccaccacccggctctacttttttttttttttttttaagattaaaaaaaattactttttattttttttttaaatgtgtatgagcCAGGTGgttttggcacacacctttaatcccagccctcacgaggcagaagcaggcagatctctgtgagttcgaggccagcctgggctacagagcgaggagacccaggacaggcaccaaaaccaaacagaaatccTGTcacgagaaaaaaaaaacaacaaacaaacaaactaaggtGGGGAACAAGAGTGGAAGGTACTGCTGGCTCCCACACTCACAAACACGTGTATGAAAAAACTGGGGTGCTGATGGTGAGAGCTGGTGGAAGATTCTAGAGGGTGAGTTTATCCATGCAGTGCTGCCAATGGGCTCAGGAAGCATTCCCACCACTGTTGCCATGGGGACGGACGTGCAGGCCCGCGTTACCAAGCCAGTGGTTTTGAGAAGCTGGGAGCTGTGCTGCAGAAGCAGCGGCTCCCCGCACCCCCTTGTTTAAATATCGGTCACAAATGCTCAAAATGTGAAACTGTGCACCCAAAGGGAACCGTGGCTGGGAGTCGGAGTGTCTCATGCAGACTCCAACTCTCTAAgtacccaaggatgaccttgatgtTGAtggtcctgcctccacctcccagtgccgGGATGGCAGTGAGACAGCACTGTCCAGCTGGCTTGTATCTGTTTCTGCTGTTTCCGGAGACAGTGCctctctgtagccaggctggtcgGGAAATTCCTGCAGTCCTCTGTCTAGGCCCACTGAACGCTAGGGACACAGGCGGGCATCATCACAGCAAGCTGTTGACTGGACAGGTAAAActtaattccttttttgtttttagatatttaaatttatgcatatgagtgttttgcttgcatgtctgaATGTCCACCACAGATATGGCTGGCTGGCCCCCTTTGTGATCTAGGTCTGAAGatggtgttgggtcccctggaactggatttagaatggttgtgagccatcaggtgaatgctgggaatcaaactgggtcctctccaagaataagtactctaccactgagccctaaCTATGCACTGTACATGGGTGCACTCTataatacacacagaataaatctTTGTCTTAAAGACTTAAGAATGAAGCCTGGTGGTGCTCTAACATCCCctgaatcccccagtgaggggctgggggcgtggtcagggtggagccccgcccagaatccccagtgaggggctgggggcgtggtcagggtggagccccgcctagaatccccaatgaggggctgggggcgtggtcagggtggagccccgcctagaatccccagtgagggctgggaaATGTGCCTGAAGCATAGATTTCTTGCCAAGtagcggcgcacgcctttaatcctatcactcggaggcagaggcaggcggatctcttgagtttgaagctagctcgGTCTAcaaagttctaggacatccagggctacacggagaagaCTCCCTGTTTCGAagtaaggaagaagaggaagtagagattttggctggaaagatggctcagtagttaagagtactcgATGATCTTTTAGAgactgagctcagttcccagcacccacttcaggtggctcccaactgcctgcaactccagctccacggGCACCTCATGcctctggcctccgtgggtaCCAGCACTCATGCatagcacacatatacacataggtttaaacaaatattttttaaaacgaTGAAGAGGgaccagtgagatgtctcagcaggtgaagtgcttgtcaccaagcctgacaacccaagttctcTCCCTGGAATCCACGTAAACGTGGAAAACCAACTTCACCATGTTGTCATCTGACTCCCACACATGCCTCCCCTCCTTCCAATagcaacaaaagaaagcaagcaaaaggGTGAACTACCAGAAGCATACATGCAGGTGTATGCCTGTCAGAAGTCTGGGCAGCAGGTGACTTCACTGCCCACGGGGAGGGGCCAGGGGAGGGCCGGGGCAGAGACAACC
The nucleotide sequence above comes from Onychomys torridus chromosome 21, mOncTor1.1, whole genome shotgun sequence. Encoded proteins:
- the LOC118571449 gene encoding adenylate kinase isoenzyme 1-like isoform X1; this encodes MGLCESTLPQMGRALRPQEKDVLKSPLIIFVVGGPGCGKGTQCRNMASKYGFCHVGLGQLLREEAQRRTQRGRQIRDIMQQGRLVPTGLILDMISDNLLSRPESRGFLIDGFPRELEQAKEFERIVGRAPNIVMVFDCSMETMVRRVLRRGQVEHRADDSEPAIRKRLETHYTLCEPVLTFYQQKKLLRNRLNSRYFLRLAQHEGSRFWKEKDVRHTE
- the LOC118571449 gene encoding adenylate kinase isoenzyme 1-like isoform X2, encoding MGLCESTLPQMGRALRPQEKDVLKSPLIIFVVGGPGCGKGTQCRNMASKYGFCHVGLGQLLREEAQRRTQRGRQIRDIMQQGRLVPTGLILDMISDNLLSRPESRGFLIDGFPRELEQAKEFERIVGRAPNIVMVFDCSMETMVRRVLRRGQVEHRADDSEPAIRKRLETHYTLCEPVLTFYQQKKLLRNILAEEAPESIFAKCCSVIDSLQ